A single genomic interval of Bos taurus isolate L1 Dominette 01449 registration number 42190680 breed Hereford chromosome 6, ARS-UCD2.0, whole genome shotgun sequence harbors:
- the CCDC96 gene encoding coiled-coil domain-containing protein 96, which translates to MDDHTGDPETEDGEVESLASRLSGVKASSVPRSPVEPVEPEPEPEPEPEPKTVEASEEGAAAPKPAKSQEGLAVTEAAGEEGPGELESPAEAQEEAEPGEPREAGPEEPAEPEPEEPEEEEEEEGEEEEAAAAAPGRKEVPSQVSLQQVTAGKEEAAAARGAEREGQVEEEEESEASEASEEGLEARVPRKDEDELRNLDEGLVLEPYDWSEEVQKQQEQQLRAELLEQYRALVVERGRYQRYNIYLQHKIFEALRKKKGVEAAAEAPGGDRGAEPEAPEKEQAYLRHLAVLEDLRKQEADDLRWYHHELDQLKLQCQEKVSRVDKEWRRFQALKKQVVMQAMGSCWMRGGRQVALREVEQIQALEDKKEKEMSAVRLENVQLKQSLVHFETRMRTQEDLTEGLLLIDFEQLKIENQTFNEKVEERNEELLKLRSKVTNNVQIITHVKEKLHFVDIENMCKKAELMDIEAQVAQKRDILTKTKQARDGLRLDNIRLNQKCGLLGKESLLRDMEEKVDRTEVLNQRLASLKHHHAGLVLSCKGVKQKIREAKAFLPS; encoded by the coding sequence ATGGATGACCACACTGGGGACCCGGAGACGGAAGATGGAGAGGTGGAGAGCCTGGCCTCGCGGCTGTCCGGGGTCAAGGCCAGCTCCGTCCCCCGGTCCCCGGTGGAACCCGTGGAGCCGGAGCCGGAGCCGGAGCCGGAGCCGGAGCCGAAGACCGTAGAGGCTTCGGAGGAAGGCGCCGCCGCGCCGAAGCCGGCCAAATCCCAGGAAGGGCTGGCGGTTACCGAAGCTGCTGGCGAGGAGGGGCCCGGAGAGCTTGAGAGCCCGGCCGAGGCCCAGGAGGAAGCCGAGCCAGGGGAGCCGCGGGAGGCCGGGCCTGAGGAGCCAGCCGAGCCAGAGCCCGAGGAAcccgaggaggaggaagaggaggagggcgAAGaagaggaggcggcggcggcggcgcccggGAGGAAAGAAGTCCCGTCGCAGGTCTCCCTGCAGCAGGTCACGGCCGGCAAGGAAGAGGCCGCGGCAGCCCGGGGCGCTGAGCGGGAAGGCCAggtagaggaggaggaagagagcgAGGCAAGCGAGGCGAGCGAGGAGGGGCTGGAGGCCCGGGTCCCACGGAAAGACGAGGACGAGCTGAGAAACCTGGACGAGGGGCTTGTGCTCGAGCCTTACGACTGGAGCGAGGAGGTGCagaagcagcaggagcagcagctgcgcgcCGAGCTTCTGGAGCAGTACCGCGCCCTGGTGGTGGAGCGCGGTCGCTACCAACGCTACAACATCTACTTGCAGCACAAGATCTTCGAGGCGCTGCGCAAGAAAAAGGGTGTGGAGGCCGCCGCCGAGGCGCCCGGAGGCGACAGGGGCGCGGAGCCCGAGGCCCCCGAGAAAGAGCAGGCCTACCTCCGCCATCTGGCCGTCCTGGAGGACCTGCGGAAGCAGGAGGCCGACGACCTGCGCTGGTATCACCACGAGCTGGACCAGCTGAAGCTGCAGTGCCAAGAGAAGGTCTCCCGGGTGGACAAGGAGTGGCGGCGCTTCCAGGCGCTCAAGAAGCAGGTGGTGATGCAGGCCATGGGCAGCTGCTGGATGAGGGGCGGCCGCCAGGTCGCTCTGCGAGAGGTGGAGCAGATCCAGGCACTGGAGGataagaaggagaaggagatgagcGCCGTGAGGCTAGAGAACGTGCAGCTGAAGCAGAGCCTGGTGCATTTTGAAACCAGGATGAGGACCCAGGAGGACCTGACCGAGGGCCTGCTCCTGATAGACTTTGAACAGCTCAAGATAGAGAACCAGACCTTCAATGAAAAGGTCGAGGAGCGAAATGAGGAGCTCCTGAAACTGCGCAGCAAGGTGACCAACAACGTGCAGATAATAACTCACGTGAAGGAAAAGTTACACTTTGTGGACATAGAAAACATGTGTAAAAAGGCAGAGCTCATGGACATTGAGGCTCAGGTGGCCCAGAAGAGGGACATCTTGACCAAGACTAAGCAAGCCCGAGATGGCCTGCGGCTTGACAACATCAGGCTGAATCAGAAGTGTGGGCTTCTGGGCAAGGAATCCCTCCTCCGGGACATGGAAGAGAAAGTGGACAGGACGGAGGTGCTCAACCAGCGCCTGGCGAGCCTGAAGCACCACCACGCCGGCCTCGTTCTGTCCTGCAAAGGCGTGAAGCAGAAGATCAGGGAGGCCAAGGCCTTTCTGCCCTCCTGA